A genomic stretch from Streptomyces venezuelae ATCC 10712 includes:
- a CDS encoding ABC-F family ATP-binding cassette domain-containing protein produces MAHHPTFITCTSLSFSWPDGTEVLDDFRLAVGPGRTGLVGLNGSGKSTLMKLIAGELTPASGSVRVTGELGYLPQNLVLDTSRRVDEILGIAGKRTALHAIEAGDPAEEHFTALADDWDVEERARATLDQLGLGGVGLDRTVGEISGGESVLLRLAALLLARPDVLLLDEPTNNLDLHARARLYEAVESWSGVLVVVSHDRELLERVDQIADLRDGSVTWYGGAWSDYEAALAAEQEAAERMVRVAEADVQRQKRELSDTQMKLARRRRYGQKSFENKVASKLVANSNKREAQVTAGKQRTLHAERLSEARERLDAAVEAVRDDDEIRVELPRTSVPPGREVLFLRDLELRYGARVAGEFELRGPERIALVGRNGAGKSTLLRTIAGEVEPLSGETEARVPLRFLPQRLDVLDDGLSVVENVARLAPTATGNAIRARLARFLFRGARADQPVGTLSGGERFRATLAALLLAEPAPQLLMLDEPTNNLDMASVRKLTAALDAYEGALIVASHDVTFLESLGITRWLLLDGELRPTTEEEVRGTASSPR; encoded by the coding sequence ATGGCGCATCACCCCACGTTCATCACCTGTACCTCGCTCTCCTTCTCCTGGCCCGACGGCACCGAGGTCCTCGACGACTTCCGGCTCGCGGTCGGCCCCGGCCGCACCGGGCTCGTCGGGCTCAACGGCTCCGGCAAATCCACGCTGATGAAGCTCATCGCGGGCGAGCTCACCCCGGCCTCCGGCTCGGTCCGGGTCACCGGCGAGCTCGGCTACCTCCCGCAGAACCTCGTCCTCGACACCTCGCGGAGGGTGGACGAGATCCTCGGCATCGCCGGAAAGCGGACCGCGCTGCACGCCATCGAGGCGGGCGACCCGGCGGAGGAGCACTTCACCGCCCTCGCCGACGACTGGGACGTGGAGGAGCGGGCCCGCGCCACCCTCGACCAGCTCGGTCTCGGCGGCGTCGGTCTCGACCGGACCGTCGGCGAGATCTCGGGCGGCGAGTCCGTCCTGCTGCGCCTCGCCGCGCTGCTGCTCGCCCGGCCCGACGTCCTGCTGCTCGACGAGCCCACCAACAACCTCGACCTGCACGCCCGCGCCCGGCTGTACGAGGCGGTGGAGAGCTGGTCCGGAGTGCTGGTCGTGGTCAGCCACGACCGGGAACTGCTCGAGCGCGTCGACCAGATCGCCGACCTCCGGGACGGCTCCGTCACGTGGTACGGCGGCGCCTGGTCCGACTACGAGGCCGCGCTCGCCGCCGAACAGGAGGCGGCGGAGCGGATGGTGCGCGTCGCCGAGGCCGATGTGCAGCGTCAGAAGCGGGAACTGTCCGACACCCAGATGAAGTTGGCCCGCCGCAGGCGGTACGGGCAGAAGAGCTTCGAGAACAAGGTCGCCTCCAAGCTGGTGGCGAACTCGAACAAGCGCGAGGCGCAGGTCACCGCGGGGAAGCAGCGGACCCTGCACGCCGAGCGCCTCTCGGAGGCCCGGGAGCGGCTGGACGCGGCGGTGGAGGCGGTACGGGACGACGACGAGATCCGGGTCGAGCTGCCCCGCACCTCGGTGCCGCCGGGCCGCGAGGTGCTGTTCCTGCGGGACCTGGAACTGCGGTACGGGGCCCGGGTGGCCGGGGAGTTCGAGCTGCGCGGTCCGGAGCGGATCGCGCTGGTCGGGCGGAACGGGGCCGGGAAGTCGACCCTGCTGCGGACGATCGCCGGCGAGGTCGAGCCGCTCTCGGGCGAGACGGAGGCGCGGGTGCCGCTCCGCTTCCTGCCGCAGCGGCTCGACGTCCTCGACGACGGGCTGAGCGTGGTGGAGAACGTGGCCCGGCTCGCGCCCACGGCGACGGGGAACGCGATCAGGGCCCGGCTGGCACGGTTTCTGTTCCGCGGGGCGCGGGCGGATCAGCCCGTCGGCACCCTCTCGGGCGGGGAGCGCTTCCGGGCGACGCTCGCGGCGCTGCTCCTCGCGGAGCCGGCTCCGCAGCTGCTGATGCTGGACGAGCCGACGAACAACCTGGACATGGCGTCGGTGCGGAAGCTGACGGCGGCCCTCGACGCGTACGAAGGGGCGCTGATCGTGGCGAGCCACGACGTGACGTTCCTGGAGTCGCTGGGGATCACCCGCTGGCTGCTGCTCGACGGTGAGCTGCGGCCGACGACGG